A stretch of the Planktothricoides raciborskii GIHE-MW2 genome encodes the following:
- a CDS encoding YbjQ family protein, translating to MILTTTDVVQGRIVTAYLGVVTAEVVYGSNALRDFFAGIRDIIGGRTGSYEKVFKKAQEEALAELAERAQSKGADAVIGIEIDTGTINIDTSGALLLVTASGTAVKLQ from the coding sequence ATGATTTTAACGACGACAGATGTAGTTCAGGGACGAATTGTCACCGCGTATTTAGGGGTTGTCACCGCTGAGGTGGTGTACGGCAGCAATGCCCTGCGGGATTTCTTTGCCGGAATTCGGGATATTATTGGCGGACGCACCGGCAGTTATGAAAAAGTGTTTAAAAAAGCACAGGAAGAAGCCCTAGCAGAACTGGCCGAACGCGCCCAGAGTAAAGGGGCTGATGCGGTAATTGGCATTGAGATTGATACTGGAACTATTAATATTGATACTTCTGGGGCTTTGCTGTTGGTGACTGCCAGTGGCACAGCGGTGAAGTTGCAGTAA
- a CDS encoding transposase family protein, giving the protein MCDHIILILVYLTHLPTFQILGLLFGLSESTTNYIYISTLAGDIQRFTVGFPGIISKKT; this is encoded by the coding sequence ATTTGCGACCATATTATACTTATATTAGTATATCTTACTCACTTACCGACATTCCAAATCTTAGGGCTTTTGTTTGGCCTCAGTGAATCAACCACAAATTATATATATATTTCAACATTGGCTGGGGATATTCAGAGATTTACGGTAGGCTTCCCTGGTATAATAAGTAAAAAAACATGA
- a CDS encoding DUF3172 domain-containing protein has product MARRYRSEYGSSSSNSLLNYTSLAILAGVFILGIGIGIAFSSTANFNSENVASREFIDRNAPNPELCIQYGASAVVMDTRMFVTYNPFHVYISQPKMEPGCVLRTNNWTILEQRNLVRPDQVRNCKNRMNTFGYTGDLNQTPTINCIYQNDDNENLFKNQLSMLSPGD; this is encoded by the coding sequence ATGGCACGTAGATATCGCTCAGAATACGGATCGTCTTCCTCGAATTCTCTACTTAACTACACTTCTCTAGCGATCTTAGCTGGGGTGTTTATTTTGGGAATTGGCATCGGCATCGCTTTTAGTTCGACGGCAAACTTTAATAGCGAAAATGTCGCCTCCCGTGAGTTCATTGACCGGAATGCCCCAAATCCAGAACTTTGTATCCAGTATGGCGCCAGCGCTGTGGTCATGGATACTCGGATGTTTGTCACTTACAATCCTTTCCATGTTTATATATCGCAACCGAAAATGGAACCGGGTTGCGTGTTGCGTACTAATAACTGGACGATTTTGGAACAAAGAAATTTAGTTCGCCCCGATCAGGTGCGAAATTGCAAAAATAGGATGAATACTTTTGGTTACACAGGGGATCTGAATCAGACGCCAACGATTAACTGTATTTATCAGAATGATGATAATGAGAACTTGTTTAAAAACCAATTAAGTATGTTATCTCCTGGCGATTAG
- a CDS encoding AAA-like domain-containing protein, whose translation MAVYDKKRLSRRRSLPEAKFMTRDYLTKILIVAANPKNTEKLRLDEEVREIQTGLERSKSRHQFQIISRTAVRPDDLRRALLDYEPQIVHFSGHGVGTQGLVLLDDASEAKLVSAVALARLFKLFAKQVKCVLLNACYSQVQAEAICQYIDYVIGMDREIGDRAAIKFAVGFYDAIAAGRSIEDAYEFGCSAIALEGLSEALAPVLKKKGESSHDGLHYRADFLAELNQNSQDSLEKNVEEVYRKINKPIDEMIPVTRKFPHKNIINHPANSPENYFSLKLSKPLSLEQPEGQVPLDSLFYIDRPPIEQDCYETIRKPGALIRIKAPRQMGKSSLMSRILHQVKQEGYQTVELNFQSADADLLSNLDLFLQWFCVSISEELNLPDRLDNYWKGPLGSKNKCTKYFQKYLLTEIAEPLVLGLDEVDQIFQHPEIATDFFGLLRAWHERGKNEALWKNLRLAIAHSKEVYIPLNINQSPFNVGLPIELPELTPAQVADLVQRHQLNWSEAQIQNLMTMVGGHPYLVRVALYQIAKGRMTLGEFLQIAPTEAGPYYDHLRRHLLNLEKDPDLVAATKQVMGCDRAIEINAAEAFKLRSMGLVKFQGNAVMPLGELYRQYFSDRLQGGFGSIPSENIPEKTCQRDPVSGTNQMSAIAENMPPTAPFSVGSLLESSTLAAIVFTDVVNSTAQMVANQQQMLELLKRDFDLMREICQRYGGRVLKCTGDGLLIYFDSAVKAVACSQQIQKTLSKNAASLPPDLVLEHRIGVHLGDVFFSGDDVFGAGVNLAARLQSQANPGGICISETVYEVIKNHLSIHVTYIGPQQLKGIPEPVRLYQINP comes from the coding sequence CTGGCTGTTTATGATAAAAAGAGACTCTCGCGTCGGCGATCGCTCCCCGAAGCCAAGTTTATGACTCGTGATTACCTAACAAAAATTCTGATCGTGGCCGCTAATCCCAAAAATACCGAAAAACTCCGACTAGATGAGGAAGTCCGGGAAATTCAAACAGGGCTGGAACGCTCGAAAAGTCGCCACCAGTTTCAGATTATCTCGCGAACCGCTGTGCGTCCCGATGACCTGCGCCGTGCTTTGTTGGATTATGAACCGCAAATTGTCCATTTTTCTGGACATGGGGTGGGGACTCAAGGGTTAGTCTTGCTCGATGACGCATCAGAAGCTAAGTTAGTCAGTGCCGTGGCATTGGCGAGGTTATTTAAATTATTTGCCAAACAAGTTAAATGTGTGTTGCTGAATGCCTGCTATTCCCAAGTGCAAGCCGAGGCAATTTGTCAATATATTGATTATGTGATTGGCATGGATCGAGAAATTGGCGATCGCGCAGCAATTAAATTTGCCGTAGGGTTTTATGATGCGATCGCTGCCGGTCGTTCCATTGAAGATGCGTATGAATTTGGCTGTAGTGCGATCGCCTTAGAAGGGCTTTCCGAAGCGTTAGCCCCAGTCCTGAAGAAAAAAGGAGAATCCTCTCACGATGGGTTACACTATCGGGCTGATTTTCTCGCTGAACTGAATCAAAATAGTCAGGATAGTCTGGAAAAAAACGTTGAAGAAGTTTATAGAAAAATTAATAAACCTATTGACGAAATGATTCCTGTAACCAGAAAATTTCCGCATAAAAATATCATCAATCACCCTGCCAATAGTCCCGAAAATTATTTTTCACTCAAATTATCAAAGCCCCTATCCTTAGAACAACCAGAAGGTCAGGTGCCTTTAGATTCTTTATTTTATATAGATCGTCCGCCCATTGAACAAGACTGTTATGAGACGATTCGTAAACCGGGGGCATTGATCCGCATCAAAGCGCCCCGCCAAATGGGCAAAAGTTCTTTGATGTCTCGGATTCTGCACCAAGTAAAACAGGAAGGTTATCAAACTGTCGAGTTAAATTTCCAATCCGCTGATGCTGACTTACTATCTAATTTAGATTTATTTTTACAGTGGTTTTGTGTTAGTATTAGCGAAGAATTAAATTTACCGGATCGCCTTGATAATTATTGGAAAGGCCCCCTGGGAAGTAAAAATAAATGTACAAAATACTTTCAAAAATATCTATTAACCGAAATTGCTGAACCCCTGGTCTTGGGTTTAGATGAAGTGGATCAGATTTTCCAACATCCCGAAATTGCCACGGATTTTTTTGGCTTACTCAGGGCTTGGCATGAACGAGGCAAAAATGAGGCACTGTGGAAAAATTTACGGTTAGCGATCGCCCATTCCAAAGAAGTCTATATCCCCCTGAATATTAATCAATCTCCGTTTAATGTGGGCTTACCGATTGAATTGCCGGAATTAACCCCCGCACAAGTAGCGGATTTAGTGCAGCGACACCAACTGAATTGGTCTGAGGCGCAAATTCAGAATTTGATGACAATGGTGGGGGGACATCCTTATCTAGTCAGGGTTGCCCTTTATCAAATTGCCAAAGGACGCATGACTTTAGGGGAATTTCTCCAAATTGCCCCCACGGAAGCAGGCCCATACTATGACCATTTACGCCGTCATTTATTAAACTTAGAAAAAGATCCAGATTTAGTCGCCGCGACTAAACAGGTGATGGGATGCGATCGGGCGATCGAGATCAATGCAGCAGAGGCGTTTAAATTACGCAGTATGGGCTTAGTCAAATTTCAAGGCAATGCAGTGATGCCTTTGGGGGAACTATACCGCCAATATTTCAGCGATCGCCTCCAAGGAGGTTTCGGCAGCATCCCATCAGAGAACATCCCGGAAAAAACTTGCCAACGGGATCCGGTTTCCGGCACAAATCAAATGTCAGCAATAGCCGAGAATATGCCTCCCACCGCCCCTTTTTCTGTCGGGTCTTTGCTAGAAAGCAGTACCTTAGCGGCGATCGTCTTTACGGATGTGGTCAACTCCACCGCGCAAATGGTCGCCAACCAACAGCAAATGCTCGAATTATTAAAACGAGACTTTGACTTAATGAGAGAAATTTGTCAACGATATGGTGGACGAGTTCTCAAATGCACAGGGGATGGGTTGTTAATTTACTTTGACAGCGCCGTCAAAGCGGTAGCTTGTTCTCAACAAATCCAAAAAACCTTGAGTAAAAATGCTGCAAGTTTACCCCCAGACTTAGTGTTAGAACATCGGATTGGGGTTCATCTCGGTGATGTATTTTTCAGTGGCGATGATGTTTTTGGGGCTGGAGTGAATCTAGCCGCCCGTCTGCAAAGTCAAGCCAACCCAGGGGGCATTTGTATTTCTGAAACCGTATATGAAGTGATTAAAAATCATTTGTCGATTCATGTCACCTATATCGGGCCGCAGCAACTCAAAGGAATTCCTGAACCCGTGCGCTTGTATCAAATTAATCCTTAG
- the crtA gene encoding cyanoexosortase A produces the protein MNKSELAPVQMLKEPSAWLGAIAIGLIIVNLAILWKIDDQAHLGMSVLFWLPVGSLIWEKRQELNLKSDPIGSFIGAVLIGFFLFTILSMPAKLSGQLSTYDPMLRLMPFLSGLGVALIASGIKGLKQYKSELIILFFLGIPGVIITDLLKIDISPFTAKISAFMLWYTGHELVLEDVFIYLPGGSIKVYGGCSGMESMTYLLGLSAVCLIMFPLERFNQKLHKFLIASFALTTGFIVNAVRVALMAILAASSNPDAFDYWHEGDGSLIFGMIAVGIFGLFYMFLLKQDELKPQDPVES, from the coding sequence ATGAATAAGAGCGAACTTGCTCCAGTGCAAATGCTGAAAGAGCCATCCGCTTGGTTAGGTGCGATCGCTATAGGATTAATCATCGTTAACCTAGCAATTCTCTGGAAAATTGACGATCAAGCCCACTTAGGCATGAGTGTTTTATTTTGGCTACCTGTGGGTTCACTGATTTGGGAAAAACGCCAAGAGTTAAATCTCAAAAGCGATCCAATTGGCAGTTTTATTGGTGCTGTACTGATTGGTTTCTTTTTATTCACAATCCTGTCAATGCCCGCCAAACTTTCCGGTCAATTAAGTACCTACGATCCAATGTTGCGTCTGATGCCATTTTTATCTGGGCTTGGGGTAGCTTTAATCGCATCAGGCATCAAAGGCTTAAAACAGTACAAATCAGAGCTAATAATTCTCTTTTTTCTGGGAATTCCTGGGGTCATTATTACAGATTTACTCAAAATTGATATCTCGCCATTTACGGCCAAAATCTCAGCTTTTATGCTGTGGTACACTGGCCATGAACTGGTCTTAGAAGATGTTTTTATTTATTTACCGGGGGGGTCGATCAAAGTCTATGGTGGCTGTTCAGGGATGGAATCCATGACTTATCTGTTGGGACTATCGGCGGTTTGTTTAATCATGTTTCCTTTAGAACGGTTTAATCAAAAGCTTCATAAATTTTTGATCGCCAGCTTTGCCTTAACCACTGGATTTATCGTCAATGCGGTTCGGGTTGCCCTGATGGCAATTTTGGCGGCTTCCTCAAACCCAGACGCTTTTGATTACTGGCATGAAGGAGATGGTTCCCTGATCTTTGGTATGATTGCTGTCGGGATTTTCGGGCTGTTCTATATGTTCCTCCTGAAACAGGATGAACTTAAGCCACAGGATCCTGTAGAGTCATAA
- a CDS encoding HpsJ family protein yields MSDSNINQLQESVEDIRQFGFSLLRSATLFRWIGYGLLIFSLFDTIAIFIPPSLLDPVWEFQTIGQLVERVPVPLIGMVLVFYGEKLGRKKWEITLVKLLSWLTVLFAVIFFLLAPLGIVNTVRLNNRSNAQIDTEMKQRTEQIAQVKDLLAKASSPAEMRELISRLDTQGRAPNITDSQQLDEIKKQVSEVIDQAETTMQTQAQEAKSNRQMNLFKNSVKWNLGALVAGALFVFLFTGTAWARKM; encoded by the coding sequence ATGAGTGACTCAAACATCAATCAATTACAAGAGTCGGTAGAAGATATTCGCCAGTTTGGTTTTAGCTTACTAAGGTCGGCAACGCTGTTTCGTTGGATTGGCTATGGTTTATTGATTTTCTCCTTGTTTGATACCATTGCCATTTTTATTCCCCCCTCTTTATTAGATCCCGTTTGGGAATTTCAGACTATTGGGCAATTAGTGGAAAGAGTTCCGGTTCCCTTGATTGGGATGGTTTTGGTATTTTACGGAGAAAAACTGGGTCGGAAAAAGTGGGAAATTACCCTGGTGAAGTTGTTGTCCTGGCTAACCGTGCTATTCGCGGTGATCTTTTTCCTTTTAGCCCCCTTGGGAATTGTGAATACTGTGCGGTTGAATAACCGCAGCAATGCTCAGATTGATACGGAAATGAAGCAGCGCACCGAACAAATTGCCCAGGTGAAAGATTTACTGGCTAAGGCAAGCAGTCCAGCGGAAATGCGAGAATTGATTAGCCGTCTAGATACCCAAGGTCGAGCTCCTAATATTACAGATTCGCAGCAATTGGATGAGATTAAAAAACAAGTCTCTGAGGTGATCGATCAAGCAGAAACGACGATGCAAACCCAAGCTCAGGAGGCTAAATCCAATCGCCAAATGAATTTATTCAAGAATTCCGTGAAATGGAACCTGGGGGCTTTAGTGGCTGGGGCTTTATTTGTGTTCCTGTTTACCGGAACAGCCTGGGCAAGAAAAATGTAG
- a CDS encoding RNA helicase, translated as MSVPLNLSENLKNLFPFELDDFQKQAIAALNAGQSVVVCAPTGSGKTLIGEYVIHRALSRGGRVFYTTPLKALSNQKLRDFRHQFGVEKVGLLTGDLSLNRDAQILVMTTEIFRNMLYGTEIGAVGTSLDGVEAVVLDECHYMNDRQRGTVWEESVIYCPPEIQLVALSATVANSQQLTDWICQVHGPTQLIYSDFRPVPLQFHFCTTKGLVPLLDGKREKINPKLKPRGRSGSIRRQEPSLPFVLSQLWERDMLPAIYFIFSRRGCDRAVEAIGDLTLVNPQEARELKQRVEEFLSRNPESNRTHQLRPLLRGVASHHAGLLPTWKSLVEELFQAGLIKVVFATETLAAGINMPARTTLISSLSKRTDEGHRLLTASEFLQMSGRAGRRGMDAQGYVVTLQTRFEGAKEAAILATKGADPLVSQFTPTYGMVLNLLQTHPLEVAKELVESSFGQYLASQRAKPELADIEALKTQLKLLKSQVGEIDEALYKGYQKLRERLKVEQRLLKILEEQADETQRAIAALALQSAKPGNLLSLKGRHVNTKHPILSLWISEIPGAGKSPNLICLSQDNRWYVVTSADVVAVHEEKIPFNPQWDLFIPSAMMLKPGESRKGDEQTASIAAQIVAQTKPVIAPEVYAQQQLIAALEAQLSTHPLNQFGLPSTLLKRQNRVQELEKEIRRQEQELQKDLGCNWQEFLKLIDILVEMECLLPTYREEDDGEDNFAYEVTLVGESAAAIRGDNELWLGLALNSGFLDDLDPHHLAAACAALVTEVSRPDTWTKYQLSPEVERVLGLLQQNCRRNLFKVQRQHGVAVPVWLERDLVALVEQWALGVQWSELYAHTSLDEGDIVRILRRTLDFLSQIPHVPHLSESLRDNARRAMVLIDRFPVNEMIN; from the coding sequence GTGAGTGTTCCCCTTAATTTGTCAGAAAATCTCAAAAATCTATTTCCCTTTGAATTAGATGATTTCCAAAAACAGGCGATCGCCGCTTTGAATGCCGGTCAATCCGTCGTGGTCTGTGCGCCTACAGGTTCAGGGAAAACCCTAATTGGTGAATATGTGATTCACCGAGCCTTATCCAGAGGGGGGCGAGTCTTTTATACCACCCCCCTCAAAGCCCTTTCTAACCAAAAACTGCGGGATTTTCGCCACCAATTTGGCGTAGAGAAAGTAGGACTTTTAACCGGCGATTTATCCCTGAATCGCGATGCCCAGATTCTGGTGATGACCACCGAAATCTTTCGGAATATGCTCTATGGCACGGAAATTGGTGCGGTGGGCACTTCCCTCGACGGGGTGGAAGCGGTGGTGCTCGATGAGTGCCACTATATGAACGATCGCCAACGCGGGACCGTGTGGGAAGAATCCGTGATCTATTGTCCGCCGGAAATCCAACTGGTAGCACTTTCGGCGACAGTGGCTAATAGTCAGCAGCTTACGGATTGGATTTGCCAAGTCCACGGGCCGACACAACTGATTTACTCCGATTTTCGCCCGGTTCCCCTGCAATTTCATTTTTGTACCACTAAAGGTCTGGTGCCTCTCCTCGACGGCAAACGAGAAAAAATCAACCCCAAGCTAAAACCCAGAGGCAGAAGCGGTAGCATCCGCCGCCAAGAACCCTCCTTACCGTTTGTCCTGTCCCAACTTTGGGAACGAGATATGCTCCCGGCGATTTATTTTATCTTTAGCCGCCGGGGGTGCGATCGCGCCGTGGAAGCGATCGGCGATCTGACCTTAGTCAACCCACAAGAAGCCAGGGAGTTAAAACAACGAGTAGAAGAGTTTTTAAGCCGCAATCCTGAAAGTAACCGAACCCATCAGTTAAGGCCGCTGTTACGCGGGGTGGCGTCTCATCACGCCGGTCTATTACCCACCTGGAAGAGCTTAGTAGAAGAACTGTTTCAAGCGGGATTAATTAAAGTCGTCTTTGCCACCGAAACCCTGGCTGCCGGAATTAATATGCCCGCCCGCACCACCTTAATTTCCAGCCTATCCAAGCGGACTGACGAAGGACATCGACTGCTGACGGCTTCAGAATTCCTGCAAATGTCCGGTCGGGCTGGTCGCCGAGGCATGGATGCCCAAGGCTATGTGGTGACATTGCAAACCCGATTTGAAGGGGCGAAAGAAGCGGCCATTTTAGCCACTAAAGGCGCGGATCCCTTGGTCAGTCAGTTTACCCCGACATATGGCATGGTACTGAATTTGCTGCAAACTCATCCCCTGGAAGTCGCCAAAGAATTAGTCGAATCCAGCTTTGGTCAGTATTTAGCTTCTCAGCGGGCAAAACCAGAACTCGCAGACATTGAAGCCCTGAAAACCCAACTAAAATTGCTCAAATCCCAAGTGGGGGAAATCGATGAAGCGCTTTACAAAGGGTATCAAAAATTGCGTGAACGCTTGAAAGTTGAGCAAAGATTGCTGAAAATTCTAGAAGAACAAGCGGATGAAACTCAAAGAGCGATCGCTGCTTTAGCCCTACAAAGCGCAAAACCCGGAAACCTTCTCAGCCTCAAAGGGCGTCACGTCAACACCAAGCATCCCATCCTCTCCTTATGGATTTCAGAAATACCTGGTGCCGGAAAATCACCCAATCTGATTTGCCTGAGTCAAGATAACCGCTGGTATGTGGTGACCAGTGCTGACGTGGTAGCGGTGCATGAAGAAAAAATTCCGTTTAATCCACAATGGGACTTATTCATTCCCAGCGCCATGATGCTCAAACCCGGAGAATCACGAAAAGGAGATGAACAGACTGCCTCCATTGCGGCACAAATTGTGGCGCAGACGAAACCCGTCATCGCCCCAGAAGTCTATGCCCAACAGCAACTAATCGCCGCATTAGAAGCCCAGTTATCCACTCATCCTCTAAATCAATTCGGTCTTCCGAGTACCTTACTCAAACGCCAAAACCGAGTCCAAGAGTTAGAAAAGGAAATCCGGCGTCAAGAACAAGAACTCCAAAAAGACCTGGGTTGTAACTGGCAAGAATTTCTGAAACTAATTGATATCTTGGTGGAAATGGAATGCTTGCTGCCAACTTACCGAGAAGAGGATGACGGCGAGGATAATTTTGCTTATGAAGTCACTCTCGTGGGAGAAAGTGCGGCGGCCATTCGTGGTGACAATGAACTGTGGTTAGGATTAGCCTTAAACTCTGGCTTTTTAGATGACCTTGACCCCCATCATTTAGCGGCAGCTTGTGCCGCTTTAGTCACGGAAGTTTCTCGTCCAGATACTTGGACAAAATATCAGCTTTCCCCAGAAGTGGAAAGAGTCTTAGGTCTGCTGCAACAAAACTGCCGACGCAACCTGTTTAAAGTCCAGCGACAGCATGGGGTGGCAGTCCCGGTGTGGCTAGAACGGGACTTAGTAGCCTTGGTGGAACAGTGGGCGTTAGGGGTGCAATGGTCTGAGCTTTATGCCCATACCAGTTTGGACGAAGGAGATATTGTCCGCATTTTACGGCGCACTTTAGATTTCTTATCCCAAATTCCTCATGTACCCCATCTTTCTGAGAGTTTGCGAGATAATGCTCGCCGTGCAATGGTCTTGATTGACCGTTTCCCGGTGAATGAGATGATTAATTGA